A region of Procambarus clarkii isolate CNS0578487 chromosome 22, FALCON_Pclarkii_2.0, whole genome shotgun sequence DNA encodes the following proteins:
- the LOC138367419 gene encoding zinc finger protein 853-like, producing MCCQQLQRLQQQLQRLQQQLQRLQQQLQRLQQQLQRLHQQLQRLQQQLQRLQQQLQRLQQQLQRLQQQLQRLQQQLQRLQQQLQRLQQQLQRLQRPLQRLQQQLQRLQQQLQRLQRQLQRLQQQLQRLQRPLQRLQRPLQRLQQQLQRLQQQLQRLQQQLQRLQQQLQRLQQQLQRLQQQLQRLQQQLQRLQRPLQRLQQQLQRLQQQLQRLQQQLQRLLRPLQRLQQQLQRLQQQLQRLQQQLQRLQQQLQRLQQQLQRLQQQLQRLQRPLQRLQRPLQRLQQQLQRLQQQLQEPRLWPDI from the coding sequence ATGTGCTGCCAACAGCTGCAGCGCCTACAACAACAGCTGCAGCGCCTACAACAACAGCTGCAGCGCCTACAACAACAGCTGCAGCGCCTACAACAACAGCTGCAGCGCCTACATCAACAGCTGCAGCGCCTACAACAACAGCTGCAGCGCCTACAACAGCAGCTGCAGCGCCTACAACAACAGCTGCAGCGCCTACAACAACAGCTGCAGCGCCTACAACAACAGCTGCAGCGCCTACAACAACAGCTGCAGCGCCTACAACAACAGCTGCAGCGCCTACAACGACCGCTGCAGCGCCTACAACAACAGCTGCAGCGCCTACAACAACAGCTGCAGCGCCTACAACGACAGCTGCAGCGCCTACAACAACAGCTGCAGCGCCTACAACGACCGCTGCAGCGCCTACAACGACCGCTGCAGCGCCTACAACAACAGCTGCAGCGCCTACAACAACAGCTGCAGCGCCTACAACAACAGCTGCAGCGCCTACAACAACAGCTGCAGCGCCTACAACAACAGCTGCAGCGCCTACAACAACAGCTGCAGCGCCTACAACAACAGCTGCAGCGCCTACAACGACCGCTGCAGCGCCTACAACAACAGCTGCAGCGCCTACAACAACAGCTGCAGCGCCTACAACAACAGCTGCAGCGCCTACTACGACCGCTGCAGCGCCTACAACAACAGCTGCAGCGCCTACAACAACAGCTGCAGCGCCTACAACAACAGCTGCAGCGCCTACAACAACAGCTGCAGCGCCTACAACAACAGCTGCAGCGCCTACAACAACAGCTGCAGCGCCTACAACGACCGCTGCAGCGCCTACAACGACCGCTGCAGCGCCTACAACAACAGCTGCAGCGCCTACAACAACAGCTGCAGGAGCCCCGGCTCTGGCCGGATATATAG
- the LOC138367420 gene encoding uncharacterized protein, whose protein sequence is MKVLAHKVLAHKVLSHKVLAHKVLAHKVLAHKVLAHKVLAHKVLAHKVLAHKVLAHKVLAHKVLAHKVLAHKVLAHKVLAHKVLAHKVLAHKVLAHKVLAHKVLAHKVLAHKVLAHKVLAHKVLAHKVLAHKVLAHKVLAHKVLVHKVLAHKVLSHKVLAHKVLAHKVLAHKVLAHKVLAHKVLAHKVLDHKVLSYKVLAHKVLAHKVLAHKVLAHKVLAHKVLAHKVLAHKVLSHKVLAHKVLAHKVLAHKVLAHKVLAHKVLAHKVLAHKVLAHKVLAHKVLAHKVLAHKTVQGHKVLAHKVLAHKVLAHKVLVHKVLAHKVLAHKVLSHKVLAHKVLAHKVLAHKVLAHKVLAHKVLAHKESTLQQQQQQQQQQQQQQQQQQQQQQQQQQQQQQQQQQPALH, encoded by the exons ATGAAGGTGCTGGCCCACAAGGTGCTGGCCCACAAGGTACTGTCCCACAAGGTGCTGGCCCACAAGGTACTGGCCCACAAGGTGCTGGCCCACAAGGTGCTGGCCCACAAGGTACTGGCCCACAAGGTACTGGCCCACAAGGTGCTGGCCCACAAGGTACTGGCCCACAAGGTGCTGGCCCACAAGGTACTGGCCCACAAGGTGCTGGCCCACAAGGTACTGGCCCACAAGGTGCTGGCCCACAAGGTACTGGCCCACAAGGTGCTGGCCCACAAGGTGCTGGCCCACAAGGTGCTGGCCCACAAGGTACTGGCCCACAAGGTGCTGGCCCACAAGGTGCTGGCCCACAAGGTGCTGGCCCACAAGGTGCTGGCCCACAAGGTACTGGCCCACAAGGTACTGGCCCACAAGGTACTGGCCCACAAGGTGCTGGTCCACAAGGTACTGGCCCACAAGGTACTGTCCCACAAGGTGCTGGCCCACAAGGTACTGGCCCACAAGGTACTGGCCCACAAG GTGCTGGCCCACAAGGTGCTGGCCCACAAGGTACTGGCCCACAAGGTACTGGACCACAAGGTACTGTCATACAAGGTGCTGGCCCACAAGGTGCTGGCCCACAAGGTACTGGCCCACAAGGTACTGGCCCACAAGGTACTGGCCCACAAGGTGCTGGCCCACAAGGTGCTGGCCCACAAGGTACTGTCCCACAAGGTGCTGGCCCACAAGGTACTGGCCCACAAGGTACTGGCCCACAAGGTACTGGCCCACAAGGTACTGGCCCACAAGGTGCTGGCCCACAAGGTGCTGGCCCACAAGGTGCTGGCCCACAAGGTGCTGGCCCACAAGGTGCTGGCCCACAAG GTACTGGCCCACAAGACAGTACAAGGACACAAGGTGCTGGCCCACAAGGTACTGGCCCACAAGGTACTGGCCCACAAGGTACTGGTCCACAAGGTACTGGCCCACAAGGTGCTGGCCCACAAGGTGCTGTCCCACAAGGTACTGGCCCACAAGGTGCTTGCCCACAAGGTGCTGGCCCACAAGGTACTGGCCCACAAGGTACTGGCCCACAAGGTGCTGGCCCACAAG GAATCaacactgcagcagcagcagcagcagcagcagcagcagcagcagcagcagcagcagcagcaacagcaacaacagcagcaacaacagcagcaacaacaacaacaacaacagcctgcaCTACACTAG